From a single Vitis vinifera cultivar Pinot Noir 40024 chromosome 18, ASM3070453v1 genomic region:
- the LOC100245540 gene encoding abscisic acid 8'-hydroxylase CYP707A1 has protein sequence MEKPGFLAYVVIFLLALLFYILRREKREPKHRAKLPPGSMGWPYIGETLQLYSQDPSVFFAAKQKRYGEIFKTHILGCPCVMLASPEAARFVLVTQAHLFKPTYPKSKERLIGPSALFFHQGDYHNRLRKLVQGSLSPEAIRNLVADIEALAVSALDSWAGGHVFNTFHEIKKFSFEVGILAIFGRLEAHYREELKKNYCIVDRGYNSFPTNIPGTPYKKALWARKRLSKILSELIGQRKEKRLADKDLLGSLLNSKDEKGETLTNDQIADNIIGVLFAAQDTTASVMTWILKYLHDDPKLLEAVKAEQKAINKSNEEGNRPLTWSQTRNMPVTHKVILESLRMASIISFTFREAVADVEFKGYLIPKGWKVMPLFRNIHHDPKFFPDPQKFDPSRFEVAPKPNTFVPFGNGVHACPGNELAKLEMLIMTHHLVTKFRWEVAGFQSGIQYGPFPVPVNGLPARLWKQSTT, from the exons ATGGAAAAGCCTGGATTCCTTGCATATGTTGTCATCTTTCTCCTGGCTCTACTCTTCTACATCttaagaagagagaagagagaaccCAAGCACAGAGCTAAGCTTCCTCCGGGTTCAATGGGTTGGCCTTATATAGGAGAGACTCTGCAACTCTACTCTCAAGATCCTAGTGTCTTTTTTGCTGCCAAACAGAAAAG GTACGGAGAGATTTTCAAGACCCATATACTTGGCTGCCCTTGTGTTATGCTGGCTAGCCCTGAAGCCGCTCGGTTTGTGCTAGTGACACAAGCTCATTTGTTCAAGCCCACATACCCCAAAAGTAAGGAACGGTTGATTGGGCCATCTGCCTTATTTTTCCACCAAGGAGATTACCATAATCGGCTGAGGAAGCTGGTTCAAGGCTCCTTGTCTCCTGAAGCCATTAGGAACTTGGTGGCCGATATTGAAGCCCTAGCCGTCTCTGCCTTGGACTCGTGGGCGGGGGGCCATGTTTTTAACACCTTCcatgaaataaaaaag TTCTCTTTTGAAGTCGGCATACTTGCAATTTTCGGCCGTTTGGAGGCCCACTACAGAGAAGAGCTAAAGAAGAACTATTGCATAGTTGATAGAGGTTATAATTCCTTCCCCACAAACATCCCAGGGACTCCGTACAAAAAGGCACTATGG GCAAGGAAAAGGCTAAGCAAAATCCTAAGCGAGCTTATTGGTCAGAGAAAGGAGAAGAGGTTAGCCGACAAGGATCTATTGGGTAGTCTATTGAACTCTAAAGATGAAAAGGGTGAAACCCTGACCAATGACCAAATCGCAGACAACATCATCGGAGTGCTGTTTGCTGCTCAAGACACCACAGCCAGTGTCATGACATGGATTCTCAAGTACCTCCATGATGATCCGAAACTTCTAGAGGCTGTAAAG GCTGAACAGAAAGCAATCAATAAATCTAACGAGGAAGGTAACCGGCCATTGACATGGAGTCAGACCAGAAACATGCCAGTTACTCACAAG GTCATATTAGAGAGCTTGAGAATGGCAAGCATAATATCTTTCACTTTCAGAGAAGCAGTGGCTGATGTGGAATTCAAGG GATACCTTATCCCAAAAGGTTGGAAAGTAATGCCACTCTTCAGGAACATTCATCACGATCCAAAGTTCTTTCCTGACCCTCAGAAGTTTGATCCTTCTAGATTTGAG GTTGCGCCAAAACCAAATACATTTGTGCCATTTGGCAATGGAGTACACGCCTGCCCCGGAAACGAGCTTGCCAAGCTGGAGATGCTTATTATGACCCACCACCTAGTGACCAAGTTCAG GTGGGAAGTTGCGGGATTCCAAAGCGGGATTCAGTATGGGCCATTCCCAGTCCCTGTGAATGGACTTCCAGCCAGATTGTGGAAACAATCTACCACCTAA
- the LOC100250552 gene encoding protein CYPRO4, with translation MGGAHSREDLEISDSESEEEENYQDVVEEEENGERSSERRTKTPSSLDEVEAKLRALKLKYPSQNHPILPNAVKLYLYIGGNTPKAKWVTSEKLTSYSFLKTCGNGGSDDDEQDDEEGGESWWILKVGSKVRAKVALEMQLKTFGDQCRVDFVSQGVWAMKFFSEDEYRNFVGKFQDCLFENTYGFESTDANKLKVYGKDFIGWVKPEVADDSVWEDAEDGYLKSPDPATPARASQDLREEFEEAANGGGIQSLALGALDNSFLVNDSGIQVVKNFSHGIQGKGVFVNFDNGNRRGGFGLEHSTPKKALLMRAETNMLLMSPMTEGKPHTRGLHHLDIETGKIVTEWKFEKDGTDITMRDITNDSKGAQMDPSGSTFLGLDDNRLCRWDMRDRNGMVQNLSDASTPVLHWTQGHQFSRGTNFQCFATAGDGSIVVGSIDGKIRLYSNNTMRQAKTAFPGLGSPITHVDVTFDGKWILGTTDTYLILISTLFIDKEGRTKTGFAGRMGNRISAPRLLKLTPLDSHLAGVNNKFRGAQFSWVTENGKQERHLVATVGKFSVIWNFQQVKNGSHECYHNQEGLKSCYCYKIVLKDDSIVDSRFMHDKFAVSDSPEAPLVVATHMKVSSFSISSKR, from the exons ATGGGCGGGGCTCACAGTCGCGAAGATCTGGAGATCTCCGATTCCGaatctgaagaagaagaaaactacCAAGACGttgtagaagaagaagaaaatggagagagATCTTCAGAGCGGAGAACCAAGACTCCCTCGTCGCTCGACGAAGTCGAAGCCAAGCTCAGAGCCCTTAAGCTCAAGTACCCCTCTCAAAACCACCCAATTCTCCCTAACGCCGTCAAGCTCTATCTTTACATTGGGGGAAACACACCCAAAGCCAAGTGGGTTACTTCAGAAAAACTCACTTCTTATTCCTTTCTCAAGACTTGTGGAAATGGCGGCTCAGACGACGATGAGCAAGATGATGAAGAGGGAGGAGAATCTTGGTGGATTTTGAAGGTTGGTTCCAAGGTTCGAGCCAAGGTGGCCCTGGAAATGCAATTGAAGACTTTCGGGGACCAGTGTCGCGTTGATTTTGTGTCACAGGGTGTGTGGGCGATGAAGTTCTTTAGTGAAGATGAGTACAGGAATTTTGTTGGTAAATTTCAGGATTGTTTGTTTGAAAACACGTACGGATTTGAATCAACAGATGCCAACAAGCTTAAGGTTTATGGGAAGGATTTTATTGGGTGGGTGAAGCCAGAAGTGGCAGATGATTCCGTATGGGAAGATGCGGAGGATGGTTACTTGAAAAGCCCTGATCCGGCAACTCCTGCGAGAGCAAGTCAGGATTTGAGGGAAGAGTTTGAGGAGGCTGCCAATGGAGGGGGGATACAAAGTTTGGCATTGGGTGCATTGGACAACAGTTTCTTGGTGAACGATTCTGGGATTCAGGTTGTAAAGAATTTCAGCCATGGGATTCAGGGGAAAGGTGTATTTGTGAATTTTGATAATGGGAATCGTAGAGGTGGTTTTGGCTTGGAGCATTCGACACCAAAAAAGGCTCTTCTTATGAGGGCTGAAACTAATATGCTCCTTATGAGTCCCATGACTGAGGGGAAGCCCCACACAAGGGGGCTTCACCATCTTGATATTGAAACTGGGAAGATTGTTACGGAGTGGAAGTTTGAGAAGGATGGGACTGATATTACCATGAGGGATATTACAAATGACAGTAAGGGAGCCCAGATGGATCCTTCGGGATCCACATTTTTAGGATTAGATGACAACAGGCTCTGTCGGTGGGATATGCGTGATAGAAATGGGATGGTTCAGAATCTATCAGATGCTAGTACCCCTGTATTGCATTGGACCCAAGGTCATCAGTTCTCTCGGGGTACCAACTTTCAGTGCTTTGCAACAGCTGGGGATGGATCAATTGTTGTTGGGTCTATTGACGGGAAGATCCGACTGTATTCAAACAACACTATGAGGCAGGCAAAAACTGCTTTTCCTGGCCTTGGTTCACCTATCACTCATGTGGATGTTACATTTGACGGGAAGTGGATATTGGGCACAACAGACACCTATTTGATCCTCATCAGCACTCTTTTCATTGACAAAGAAGGAAGGACAAAGACTGGTTTTGCTGGGCGTATGGGGAATAGAATCTCAGCCCCAAGATTGTTGAAGCTCACTCCTTTGGATTCGCATCTCGCTGGAGTAAACAATAAGTTCCGCGGTGCTCAGTTTTCGTGG GTCACAGAGAATGGGAAGCAGGAGCGCCACCTGGTTGCCACAGTAGGAAAGTTTAGTGTGATATGGAATTTTCAACAGGTGAAGAATGGCTCCCATGAGTGCTACCATAATCAGGAGGGCCTGAAGAGCTGTTACTGCTACAAAATTGTTCTCAAAGATGACTCCATAGTTGATAGCCGCTTCATGCATGACAAATTTGCTGTCAGCGATTCTCCTGAGGCTCCACTTGTGGTTGCTACCCACATGAAAGTGAGCTCCTTCAGTATATCCAGCAAGCGATGA
- the LOC100267745 gene encoding thioredoxin-like 4, chloroplastic isoform X3, translated as MQRQSVLYNKASFNFGKNSDGFDTRIPCILPSLLPDRIHVRSCFLRAEIPSSIKIESLDFTKIGCTFRQAEVRSVAYENEGELSDEDDELCPVDCVREFKTDEEFSRILEKAKETNSLVVVDFYRTSCGSCKYIEQGFAKLCKGSGDEEAAVIFLKHNVIDEYDEESEVAERLRIK; from the exons ATGCAAAGGCAGAGTGTTCTTTACAATAAGGCCTCTTTCAATTTTGGAAAGAACTCAGATGGTTTTGATACCAGAATTCCCTGTATACTCCCCAGCTTGCTTCCTGACAGAATCCATGTTAGATCATGTTTTCTAAGGGCGGAAATTCCATCTAGCATTAAAATTGAAAGTTTGGACTTCACAAAAATTGGCTGCACATTTCGCCAGGCAGAAGTTAGAAGTGTGGCTTAtgagaatgagggagaattatCAGATGAAGATGATGAGCTTTGTCCTGTTGACTGTGTTAGAGAATTTAAGACAGATGAGGAATTCTCCCGAATTCTGGAAAAGGCCAAGGAGACTAATTCTCTAGTTGTGGTAGATTTTTATCGCACTTCTTGTGGAAGCTGCAAGTATATAGAGCAAGGCTTCGCAAAATTATGCAAGGGATCTGGCGATGAAGAAGCTGCGGTTATCTTCTTAAAGCATAAT GTAATTGATGAGTATGATGAAGAATCTGAGGTTGCTGAGCGACTCAGGATCAAG TGA
- the LOC100250665 gene encoding pentatricopeptide repeat-containing protein At2g04860, whose amino-acid sequence MSSAYTIGHYVRTTLPRIGLEFILPSIPNISVFHSLFKSCSETKDSRWAFITFRRLLESNVKPSDLTFSLLIKAYVADASSSTVIDSPNTKIEANQIQTHLRKSGFNQYVYLTTAFLDFYGKLGCIYYAQHLFEEMPRRDVVSWNALICGYSRNGYDYDALEVFVQMLREGFPPCQRTLVGLVPSCGRPDIIFQGKAIHGFGIKSGLDLDCRVKNALTSMYAKCADLQAAEVLFEEIFEKTEVSWNTMIGAYGQNGLFDEAMLVFKQMQKERVEVNYVTIISLLSANAHLDSTHCYVIKTGFATDASVITSLVCSYAGCGNIESAGLLYNLMPQRNLVSLTAMISGYAEKGNMGLVVECFTQMLQLKMKPDAVAMVSILHGFTDPTFIGSGLGIHAYGLKTGLCADCLVVNGLISMYSKFGDIETVFSLFSEMGEKQLISWNSVISACIQVGRTSDAMELFCQMRMYGHSPDAITIASLLAGCSEVGFLQFGERLHNYVLRNNLDMEDFLETALVDMYIKCGRLESAERVFKSIKEPCLATWNTMISGYGLSGHEHRALSCYSEMQEQGLKPDRITFLGVLSACTHGGLVWEGKRYFRSMREDFGMIPGLQHNACMVDLLSRAGFLEEAVIFVKNMEVEPDSAIWGALLTSCCIHQELKLGECLAKRLLLLDYYSGGLYVLMSNLYASKGRWDDVARVRKMMKDTGGDGSSGISLIEVSSLEKMNNSLCLSDLSLNTNYWQLSSPH is encoded by the coding sequence ATGAGCTCGGCCTATACCATAGGTCACTATGTTCGTACTACTCTCCCTCGTATTGGACTCGAATTCATTCTTCCATCTATTCCAAATATCTCCGTCTTCCATTCTCTTTTTAAATCATGTAGTGAAACCAAAGATTCGAGATGGGCATTTATTACTTTTCGTCGATTGTTAGAGTCTAACGTGAAGCCAAGTGATCTTACCTTCTCTTTGCTCATCAAAGCTTATGTTGCCGATGCTTCTTCTTCAACTGTTATTGATTCACCAAATACAAAAATAGAAGCAAATCAGATTCAAACCCACCTCAGAAAATCTGGGTTTAATCAATATGTGTACTTGACCACTGCTTTTCTCGACTTCTATGGGAAATTGGGATGCATCTATTATGCCCAACATTTATTTGAAGAAATGCCCAGAAGAGATGTTGTATCTTGGAATGCGTTGATTTGTGGGTATTCTCGCAATGGATATGATTATGATGCGTTGGAAGTGTTTGTCCAAATGCTCAGAGAGGGCTTTCCTCCTTGTCAGAGAACGCTGGTTGGTTTAGTTCCGTCTTGTGGTCGGCCAGATATAATCTTTCAAGGGAAGGCTATTCATGGATTTGGAATTAAGTCTGGACTTGACTTGGATTGCCGAGTGAAGAATGCATTAACTTCGATGTACGCTAAATGTGCAGATTTGCAAGCGGCCGAAGTCTTGTTTGAAGAAATCTTTGAGAAAACTGAAGTTTCATGGAATACTATGATTGGTGCCTATGGCCAAAATGGGCTATTTGACGAGGCAATGCTTGTATTTAAACAAATGCAAAAGGAAAGGGTGGAAGTCAATTACGTTACAATCATAAGTCTTCTGTCAGCAAATGCTCATCTGGATTCTACTCACTGTTATGTAATTAAAACCGGATTTGCCACTGATGCTTCTGTCATCACTTCACTAGTGTGTTCCTATGCTGGGTGTGGGAATATTGAATCAGCGGGACTACTTTACAATTTAATGCCTCAAAGGAACTTGGTTTCCTTAACTGCAATGATTTCAGGCTACGCTGAGAAAGGCAATATGGGTTTGGTGGTGGAGTGTTTTACTCAAATGTTGCAGTTAAAAATGAAACCAGATGCGGTTGCTATGGTTAGCATTCTTCATGGGTTCACAGACcctactttcattgggtctggGCTAGGGATCCATGCTTATGGATTGAAGACTGGCTTGTGTGCTGATTGTTTAGTGGTGAATGGGCTGATTAGCATGTACTCAAAGTTTGGTGACATAGAAACagtattctctttattttctgaGATGGGTGAAAAACAACTAATCAGTTGGAATTCAGTGATTTCGGCCTGCATACAGGTTGGAAGAACAAGTGATGCTATGGAGTTGTTCTGCCAGATGAGGATGTATGGACACAGTCCTGATGCCATTACTATTGCTAGTTTATTAGCAGGGTGTTCTGAAGTTGGTTTTCTGCAGTTTGGGGAGAGGCTCCATAACTATGTTCTCAGAAACAATCTTGACATGGAAGATTTTCTGGAAACTGCTCTTGTAGACATGTATATCAAGTGTGGAAGGTTAGAGAGTGCAGAGAGGGTGTTTAAGAGCATTAAAGAGCCGTGTTTGGCAACATGGAACACAATGATTTCAGGCTATGGATTATCTGGGCATGAACATAGAGCTCTCAGTTGTTACTCTGAAATGCAAGAACAAGGACTAAAACCTGACAGAATCACTTTTTTGGGAGTATTATCTGCTTGTACCCATGGGGGGCTTGTTTGGGAGGGAAAACGATACTTTCGAAGTATGAGGGAAGACTTTGGTATGATTCCAGGATTGCAACACAATGCATGCATGGTTGATCTCCTCAGTCGAGCAGGATTTTTAGAGGAAGCAGTAATATTTGTCAAGAATATGGAGGTTGAGCCTGATTCTGCCATATGGGGAGCTTTGCTTACCTCTTGTTGCATCCACCAAGAGCTGAAGCTTGGGGAGTGTTTGGCCAAAAGGTTACTCCTATTGGATTATTACAGTGGTGGATTATATGTGTTGATGTCAAATCTTTATGCAAGTAAAGGAAGGTGGGATGATGTAGCAAGGGTGAGGAAAATGATGAAAGATACTGGCGGAGATGGATCTTCTGGAATTAGCCTAATTGAGGTTTCTTCCTTGGAGAAAATGAATAACAGCTTGTGCTTGAGCGACTTGAGTTTGAATACAAATTATTGGCAGCTTTCTTCTCCACATTGA
- the LOC100255844 gene encoding photosystem I chlorophyll a/b-binding protein 5, chloroplastic: protein MAITVGTGFLVQPSSSLSLLGRKSCRPTLDVAYRFLPARPGPSRFSHGTVVQAQQRPTWLPGLDPPPYLNGTLAGDFGFDPLGLGEDPENLRWYVQAELVHARFAMAGVAGILVTDLLRVTGISNLPVWYEAGAVKFEFASTEALFIVQLILMGFVETKRYMDFTNPGSQAKEGSFFGLEAALEGLEPGYPGGPLLNPLGLARDIKNAHDWKLKEIKNGRLAMVAMLGVFVQASVTHAGPIENLVEHLSNPWHKTIIQTISSTS, encoded by the exons ATGGCCATTACAGTAGGCACAGGCTTTCTTGTTCAGCCCTCATCTTCTCTATCTTTGCTTGGAAGGAAATCATGTAGACCCACATTGGATGTAGCTTACAGGTTCTTGCCTGCTAGACCTGGACCTAGCCGCTTCAGTCATGGGACTGTGGTTCAGGCCCAACAACGGCCAACATGGCTTCCTGGACTTGATCCTCCACCTTACCTTAATGGAAC TTTGGCTGGAGATTTTGGGTTCGACCCACTTGGACTGGGAGAGGACCCAGAAAATTTGAGATGGTATGTGCAGGCAGAACTGGTTCATGCTCGCTTTGCCATGGCTGGAGTTGCTGGAATTCTTGTGACAGAT TTACTCCGAGTCACAGGAATCAGCAATTTACCAGTCTGGTATGAGGCGGGCGCTGTTAAATTTGAGTTTGCAAGCACGGAAGCTTTGTTCATAGTCCAACTAATTCTGATGGG ATTTGTTGAAACCAAAAGGTATATGGATTTCACTAATCCTGGATCTCAGGCAAAGGAAGGATCTTTCTTTGGATTGGAAGCAGCACTAGAAGGCTTAGAACCCGG ATACCCCGGTGGTCCTCTGCTAAATCCTCTTGGCCTGGCTAGGGATATCAAAAACGCGCATGACTGGAAGCTCAAGGAGATCAAGAATG GACGGCTGGCAATGGTAGCCATGCTGGGAGTTTTTGTGCAAGCTTCTGTAACTCATGCAGGCCCAATTGAGAACCTGGTGGAGCACCTCTCCAATCCATGGCACAAGACTATTATTCAGACAATTTCCTCGACTTCTTAA
- the LOC100245425 gene encoding sterol carrier protein 2 isoform X2, with product MANSTSLKSDAVLEQMKLHLATDAGKQLTKKIGLVYQINIAPKKIGFNEEIYIVDLKKGEVTKGPYEGGKPDATFSFKDEDFVKVATGKMNPQIAFMSSLIWTGVQGRNEDKGQFECSTEIHS from the exons ATGGCAAACTCCACTTCCCTCAAGTCCGACGCCGTGTTGGAGCAGATGAAGCTCCACCTTGCCACCGACGCCGGTAAACAACTCACCAAGAAGATCGGCCTCGTCTATCAGATCAACATCGCCCCTAAg AAAATTGGATTCAACGAGGAAATATACATTGTTGATCTCAAGAAAGGGGAAGTTACCAAAG GGCCGTACGAAGGAGGGAAGCCTGATGCCACCTTTTCTTTCAAGGATGAAGATTTTGTTAAGGTTGCCACTGGGAAGATGAATCCCCAAATTGCTTTTATGAG TTCATTAATCTGGACGGGGGTGCAGGGGCGCAATGAAGATAAAGGGCAGTTTGAGTGCAGCACAGAAATTCACTCCTGA
- the LOC100245425 gene encoding sterol carrier protein 2 isoform X1 codes for MANSTSLKSDAVLEQMKLHLATDAGKQLTKKIGLVYQINIAPKKIGFNEEIYIVDLKKGEVTKGPYEGGKPDATFSFKDEDFVKVATGKMNPQIAFMRGAMKIKGSLSAAQKFTPDIFPKPSKM; via the exons ATGGCAAACTCCACTTCCCTCAAGTCCGACGCCGTGTTGGAGCAGATGAAGCTCCACCTTGCCACCGACGCCGGTAAACAACTCACCAAGAAGATCGGCCTCGTCTATCAGATCAACATCGCCCCTAAg AAAATTGGATTCAACGAGGAAATATACATTGTTGATCTCAAGAAAGGGGAAGTTACCAAAG GGCCGTACGAAGGAGGGAAGCCTGATGCCACCTTTTCTTTCAAGGATGAAGATTTTGTTAAGGTTGCCACTGGGAAGATGAATCCCCAAATTGCTTTTATGAG GGGCGCAATGAAGATAAAGGGCAGTTTGAGTGCAGCACAGAAATTCACTCCTGATATCTTTCCAAAGCCTTCAAAGATGTGA
- the LOC100267745 gene encoding thioredoxin-like 4, chloroplastic isoform X2, whose translation MQRQSVLYNKASFNFGKNSDGFDTRIPCILPSLLPDRIHVRSCFLRAEIPSSIKIESLDFTKIGCTFRQAEVRSVAYENEGELSDEDDELCPVDCVREFKTDEEFSRILEKAKETNSLVVVDFYRTSCGSCKYIEQGFAKLCKGSGDEEAAVIFLKHNVIDEYDEESEVAERLRIKVLGRV comes from the exons ATGCAAAGGCAGAGTGTTCTTTACAATAAGGCCTCTTTCAATTTTGGAAAGAACTCAGATGGTTTTGATACCAGAATTCCCTGTATACTCCCCAGCTTGCTTCCTGACAGAATCCATGTTAGATCATGTTTTCTAAGGGCGGAAATTCCATCTAGCATTAAAATTGAAAGTTTGGACTTCACAAAAATTGGCTGCACATTTCGCCAGGCAGAAGTTAGAAGTGTGGCTTAtgagaatgagggagaattatCAGATGAAGATGATGAGCTTTGTCCTGTTGACTGTGTTAGAGAATTTAAGACAGATGAGGAATTCTCCCGAATTCTGGAAAAGGCCAAGGAGACTAATTCTCTAGTTGTGGTAGATTTTTATCGCACTTCTTGTGGAAGCTGCAAGTATATAGAGCAAGGCTTCGCAAAATTATGCAAGGGATCTGGCGATGAAGAAGCTGCGGTTATCTTCTTAAAGCATAAT GTAATTGATGAGTATGATGAAGAATCTGAGGTTGCTGAGCGACTCAGGATCAAG GTGCTAGGACGAGTTTGA
- the LOC100267745 gene encoding thioredoxin-like 4, chloroplastic isoform X1: protein MQRQSVLYNKASFNFGKNSDGFDTRIPCILPSLLPDRIHVRSCFLRAEIPSSIKIESLDFTKIGCTFRQAEVRSVAYENEGELSDEDDELCPVDCVREFKTDEEFSRILEKAKETNSLVVVDFYRTSCGSCKYIEQGFAKLCKGSGDEEAAVIFLKHNVIDEYDEESEVAERLRIKAVPLFHFYKDGVLLESFPTRDKERIIAAILKYTSPASQDV, encoded by the exons ATGCAAAGGCAGAGTGTTCTTTACAATAAGGCCTCTTTCAATTTTGGAAAGAACTCAGATGGTTTTGATACCAGAATTCCCTGTATACTCCCCAGCTTGCTTCCTGACAGAATCCATGTTAGATCATGTTTTCTAAGGGCGGAAATTCCATCTAGCATTAAAATTGAAAGTTTGGACTTCACAAAAATTGGCTGCACATTTCGCCAGGCAGAAGTTAGAAGTGTGGCTTAtgagaatgagggagaattatCAGATGAAGATGATGAGCTTTGTCCTGTTGACTGTGTTAGAGAATTTAAGACAGATGAGGAATTCTCCCGAATTCTGGAAAAGGCCAAGGAGACTAATTCTCTAGTTGTGGTAGATTTTTATCGCACTTCTTGTGGAAGCTGCAAGTATATAGAGCAAGGCTTCGCAAAATTATGCAAGGGATCTGGCGATGAAGAAGCTGCGGTTATCTTCTTAAAGCATAAT GTAATTGATGAGTATGATGAAGAATCTGAGGTTGCTGAGCGACTCAGGATCAAG GCAGTGCCCCTCTTCCACTTCTACAAAGATGGGGTTCTATTAGAATCATTTCCAACCCGAGACAAGGAGAGGATTATTGCAGCCATTCTCAAATACACTTCTCCTGCATCCCAAGATGTTTAA